In Rissa tridactyla isolate bRisTri1 chromosome 22, bRisTri1.patW.cur.20221130, whole genome shotgun sequence, a single genomic region encodes these proteins:
- the LOC128900790 gene encoding uncharacterized protein LOC128900790, translating to MISWKVPLFENRNRSISGQTTSSLPDPWVFYRRRMKAYHPQPLHPAKRPWEMYVAVGLGVVVVGLAVAFLTVLCLPAAGSAMAGNSSAALAQLEEALAVTNRSLAEARGQWDGCRKQLVVLEGKASELEQALANVTQLQGENRALRAEVAQQQEQVGDLQRKWDKLQLQNEVLEKQLQEMRRQHSGGNGLTAMSLSLLAPLLPGMLLL from the exons ATGATTTCCTGGAAAGTCCCACTCTTCGAGAACCGAAACCGCTCGATTTCGGGGCAAACGACGAGCTCTCTCCCAGACCCCTGGGTTTTTTACCGGCGCAGGATGAAGGCCTACCACCCGCAACCCCTGCACCCAGCCAAGCGACCCTGGGAGATGTACGTGGCCGTGGGGCTCGGGGTGGTCGTCGTGGGGCTGGCGGTAGCCTTCCTCACCGTGCTCTGCCTGCCGGCCGCGGGCTCCGCCATGGCGGGGAACAGCTCGGCAGCACTGGCGCAGCTGGAGGAGGCTCTGGCCGTCACCAACCGGTCCCTCGCCGAAGCCCGTGGGCAGTGGGACGGCTGCAGGAAGCAACTG gTTGTGCTGGAGGGAAAAGCCTCGGAGCTGGAGCAGGCGCTCGCCAATGTCACCCAGCTGCAAG GGGAGAACAGGGCGCTCAGGGCGGAGGtggcccagcagcaggagcaagtGGGGGACCTGCAGAGGAAATG GGACAAGCTCCAGCTGCAGAACGAGGTCCTGGAGAAGCAGCTCCAGGAGATGAGGAGACAGCACTCGGGTGGGAACGGGCTCACGGCCATGTCCCTCAGCCTCCTGGCTCCGCTCCTCCCCGGGATGCTCCTCCTCTGA
- the LOC128900798 gene encoding coiled-coil domain-containing protein 194-like has protein sequence MDPAVPKATLKVLGLCAALLVLVAAVTVAVAVMVWRSEAVGKLRGCRERAANESRELGNRLAELERERARLQRAGGGGRAGGGRPAAGARPSSRRRQEAQRQLGQQREAGAGTELPFLSSQARLEANATALRDEVVALRRERSELARGKAALREEVARGEEQVRGLRQRLEEAAEQRRALRARGEQCEARQRELEATLQDYAAEVDALRRRTRDRATGRRKG, from the exons ATGGACCCCGCGGTGCCCAAGGCCACCCTGAAGGTGCTGGGACTGTGCGCGGcgctgctggtgctggtggcgGCGGTGACGGTGGCGGTGGCGGTGATGGTGTGGCGGTCGGAGGCGGTGGGGAAGTTGCGGGGCTGCCGGGAACGGGCGGCCAACGAGAGCCGGGAGCTGGGGAACCGCCTGGCCGAGCTGGAGCGGGAGCGAGCCCGGCTGCAgcgcgcgggcggcggcgggcgagcgggCGGAGGACGCCCTGCGGCGGGAGCTCGCCCAAGCTCGCGGCGACGGCAAGAAGCTCAACGCCAGCTTGGC CAGCAGCGCGAGGCCGGAGCCGGCACGGAGCTGCCATTTCTCTCCTCCCAG gccaggctggaggccAACGCCACGGCGCTGCGGGACGAGGTGGTGGCCCTGCGGCGCGAGCGGTCTGAGCTGGCCCGCGGCAAGGCGGCGCTGCGAG AGGAGGTGGCGCGGGGCGAGGAGCAGGTGCGGGGGCTGCGGCagcggctggaggaggcggcggagcaGCGGCGAGCGCTGCGGGCACGCGGGGAGCAGTGCGAGGCCCGGCAGAGAGAGCTCGAAGCCACCCT GCAGGACTACGCGGCCGAGGTGGACGCGCTGCGGCGGCGGACGAGGGACCGAGCGACCGGGCGCAG GAAGGGCTga